One window of the Rhodohalobacter sp. SW132 genome contains the following:
- a CDS encoding Gfo/Idh/MocA family protein: MSKKTKLGMVGGSLDAFIGEVHRKAAAMDGKFELVCGAFSSSPEKSKKTGEALSLDSSRVYGSYKEMIEKESQLPENERMEAVSIVTPNHVHFEPAKLALENGFHVIIDKPITFSLEEAKQLKKIVDSTGNILALTHTYTGYPMVKQARHMVATGQLGKIRKIYVEYPQGWLSTPLEDEGNKQASWRTDPEKSGAGGAIGDIGTHAANLAEYVSGLNITQISADVNIYVENRRLDDDSAALLKFENDASGVLMATQIAAGEENDLKLRVYGEKGGVKWIHSDPNSLHYKTLDGPYQTLRAGTGYLADSIAKFTRTPAGHPEGYLEAFANIYLEFHNAVSDFKNGNFSSIEDYDFPGADDGIRGMAFVDTMLESNKSETKWTPFKK, translated from the coding sequence ATGAGTAAAAAAACAAAATTAGGAATGGTAGGCGGAAGCCTCGACGCTTTTATTGGAGAGGTGCACCGAAAAGCCGCAGCAATGGATGGAAAGTTTGAGCTTGTTTGCGGTGCGTTTAGCAGCAGTCCTGAAAAATCGAAGAAAACAGGCGAAGCGCTGTCACTCGATTCATCCAGAGTGTATGGCTCGTACAAAGAGATGATCGAAAAAGAGAGCCAGCTTCCTGAGAACGAGCGAATGGAAGCGGTTTCTATTGTTACGCCAAATCATGTGCATTTTGAGCCGGCAAAACTCGCCCTGGAAAATGGGTTCCACGTTATTATTGATAAACCCATTACGTTCTCGCTGGAAGAAGCGAAACAATTGAAAAAAATCGTGGATTCTACAGGAAACATCCTGGCTCTTACGCATACGTACACCGGTTACCCGATGGTAAAGCAGGCCCGTCATATGGTTGCTACCGGACAGCTGGGTAAAATCAGAAAAATTTACGTGGAATATCCACAGGGATGGTTGTCAACCCCGCTGGAAGATGAGGGAAATAAACAGGCATCCTGGCGGACAGATCCCGAAAAATCGGGAGCAGGTGGCGCAATTGGCGATATCGGAACACATGCCGCAAATCTTGCTGAATATGTAAGCGGACTGAATATCACCCAGATATCAGCTGATGTAAACATTTACGTCGAAAACCGTCGGCTGGATGATGACTCAGCCGCGCTGCTGAAGTTCGAAAATGATGCTTCCGGCGTATTGATGGCAACACAGATCGCTGCGGGTGAAGAGAACGATCTTAAGCTTAGAGTTTATGGCGAAAAGGGCGGTGTGAAATGGATTCATTCCGATCCCAACTCCCTGCATTACAAAACTCTGGATGGCCCGTACCAAACTCTTCGGGCCGGAACAGGATACCTTGCGGATAGTATCGCAAAATTCACGCGAACTCCTGCCGGTCATCCCGAAGGATATCTCGAAGCGTTTGCCAATATCTATCTTGAATTTCACAACGCCGTCTCCGATTTCAAAAACGGAAATTTCAGTTCTATCGAAGATTACGATTTTCCGGGAGCCGATGATGGAATCCGCGGAATGGCTTTTGTTGATACGATGCTCGAATCAAATAAATCAGAAACTAAATGGACACCGTTTAAAAAATGA
- a CDS encoding sugar phosphate isomerase/epimerase, producing MKTIKGPAIFLAQFVDDEAPYNDIISICEWAASLGYKGVQIPTWESRLIDLEKVAESKTYADEYKGKIEETGVEITELSTHLQGQLVAVNPAYDVMFDGFAPEEVHGKPKERQKWAENQLKMSAKASANLGLNAHASFSGALMWHTVYPWPQRPAGLVEDGFAELAKLWKPILNEFDEHGVDVCYELHPGEDLHDGVTYERFLEATGDHPRARILYDPSHFILQQLDYLAFIDIYKDYIKSFHVKDAEFNPTGRAGVYGGYESWIDRPGRFRSIGDGQIDFNGIFTKLSQYDIDCWAVLEWECCIKHPEQGAIEGAQIIQDHIIRVTEKAFDDFAGAGSDTELNKKILGVK from the coding sequence ATGAAAACTATAAAAGGACCCGCAATATTTTTAGCTCAGTTTGTTGACGATGAAGCCCCTTACAACGATATAATTTCAATCTGTGAATGGGCAGCTTCTCTCGGATATAAAGGCGTTCAGATTCCAACATGGGAATCGCGGCTGATTGACCTCGAAAAGGTCGCCGAAAGCAAAACGTACGCTGATGAGTACAAAGGAAAAATTGAAGAGACCGGAGTAGAGATCACCGAACTTTCAACCCATCTTCAGGGACAACTGGTTGCCGTAAATCCCGCATATGATGTGATGTTTGATGGATTTGCGCCAGAAGAAGTTCACGGCAAGCCGAAAGAGCGCCAGAAATGGGCGGAGAATCAGCTTAAAATGTCCGCTAAGGCAAGTGCAAATCTTGGCTTAAATGCTCACGCATCATTTTCCGGAGCGTTAATGTGGCACACGGTATATCCCTGGCCGCAGCGTCCCGCCGGACTGGTTGAAGACGGATTTGCTGAACTCGCAAAACTGTGGAAACCGATCCTCAACGAGTTTGATGAACACGGCGTGGATGTATGCTACGAACTTCATCCCGGAGAAGATCTGCATGACGGCGTGACGTACGAACGTTTCCTGGAAGCGACCGGTGATCACCCACGGGCACGTATCCTTTATGATCCGAGTCACTTTATCCTTCAGCAGCTTGACTACCTCGCATTTATCGATATCTACAAGGATTACATCAAATCGTTTCATGTGAAGGATGCCGAGTTCAATCCAACCGGAAGAGCCGGGGTTTATGGCGGCTACGAAAGCTGGATCGACCGGCCCGGCAGATTCCGTTCCATTGGTGACGGACAGATCGATTTCAACGGCATCTTCACTAAACTTTCTCAGTATGATATCGATTGCTGGGCAGTTCTGGAATGGGAGTGCTGCATCAAACATCCCGAGCAGGGCGCGATCGAAGGCGCACAAATCATTCAGGATCACATCATCCGGGTGACGGAAAAAGCGTTCGACGATTTCGCAGGAGCCGGAAGCGACACCGAACTGAACAAAAAAATACTCGGTGTGAAATAA